A DNA window from Theobroma cacao cultivar B97-61/B2 chromosome 5, Criollo_cocoa_genome_V2, whole genome shotgun sequence contains the following coding sequences:
- the LOC18598795 gene encoding mitochondrial fission 1 protein A encodes MEAKIGKFFESVGSFFGGADQIPWCDRDIIVACEREVADAAKGDSEELKSESIMRLSWALVHSRQAEDVQRGIAMLEASLANSSSPLQHREKLYLLAVGYYRTGEYSRSRQLVEQCLEIAPDWRQALALKKTVEDRIAKDGVIGIGITATAVGLIAGGIAAALSRKK; translated from the exons atggAAGCGAAGATCGGAAAATTTTTCGAATCGGTCGGCTCCTTCTTCGGTGGTGCTGATCAAATCCCCTGGTGCGACCGCGACATCATTGTT GCCTGTGAGAGAGAAGTTGCAGATGCTGCTAAGGGTGATTCGGAGGAGCTGAAGAGTGAAAGCATCATGCGGCTTTCATGGGCACTTGTTCACTCTAGGCAAGCTGAAGACGTGCAGCGTGGGATAGCTATGCTTGAAG CATCATTGGCTAATAGCAGCTCTCCATTGCAGCACAGGGAGAAACTTTATCTTCTGGCTGTTGGATATTATAGAACTGGTGAATACTCAAGAAGTCGACAACTTGTAGAGCAGTGTTTGGAG ATTGCACCAGATTGGAGGCAAGCTCTTGCCCTGAAGAAGACAGTTGAGGATCGTATTGCTAAAG ATGGTGTTATTGGAATTGGCATCACTGCTACTGCTGTGGGACTTATTGCGGGTGGAATTGCCGCAGCATTGTCTCGCAAGAAATGA